The proteins below come from a single Chelmon rostratus isolate fCheRos1 chromosome 10, fCheRos1.pri, whole genome shotgun sequence genomic window:
- the gmeb2 gene encoding glucocorticoid modulatory element-binding protein 2, whose protein sequence is MASSEVSMQEMSEVVIVTIPETASEDLPSVVEEDKAVLVTAELTPQPGEDILTVAPVEAEAEASRADSLSKEEAVIVKLTEEVDVEADVFYPITCGDAKATLVWKKFVCPGINVKCVQFNEQLISPKEFVCLAGKSTLKDWKRAIRLNGTMLRKIMDSGELDFYQHTKLCSNTCRSTKIDLVGTKVSISCDQSAELVPATPSSADLNGAAASFPEVAEETSEWVTAIGEDSVAFWRAVKEAGLLEEVVEDFQKELQEVLKGLQERVCDPPLQVKDAVLLNNIVQNFGMLDLVKKVLASHKSQMDRYREQYTRSLAALEQQCDEHRKRAKELKSKSQHLNNVLMTLTPVPAPPAPKRPRLTRAVSGPASVGATPTQITLPLNQLTGLPLGKVLTVAGAQAGTNLGGYTFLTSSLSGSELAADASNLTVLSTAVGQDGAAGAGSSTPSTAFVKVVGPQFQLVTLPATLQSLASTQNTAVQQQVGSISVVDATATAVEDSQEEGQADGDDEGQSEQVKGEDGEQPAEQQ, encoded by the exons ATGGCTTCATCAGAGGTCAGCATGCAGGAAATGAGTGAGGTTGTGATCGTCACCATACCAGAAACAGCCAGCGAGGACCTCCcctctgtggtggaggaggataAGGCAGTTCTGGTGACTGCAGAGCTGACCCCTCAGCCTGG GGAGGACATCCTCACAGTGGCCCCAGTGGAAGCAGAGGCTGAGGCCAGCAGAGCAGATTCACTATCAAAGGAAGAGGCAGTCATTG tgaagtTAACTGAGGAGGTGGATGTGGAAGCTGATGTCTTCTACCCAATCACCTGTGGAGACGCCAAAGCCACGCTGGTCTGGAAGAAGTTCGTCTGCCCTGGGATCAATGTAAAATGTGTCCAG TTCAATGAGCAGCTCATCAGCCCGAaggagtttgtgtgtttagcaGGGAAATCTACTCTGAAGGACTGGAAGAGAGCCATCCGCCTCAACGGGACCATGCTCAG GAAGATCATGGACTCGGGTGAGCTGGACTTCTACCAGCATACAAAGCTCTGCTCCAACACCTGCCGCAGCACTAAGATAGACCTGGTGGGAACCAAAGTGTCCATCAGCTGTGATCAGTCTGCTGAACTGGTTCCTGCCACCCCCTCATCAGCTGATT tgaaCGGAGCAGCAGCCTCTTTTCCAGAGGTGGCAGAGGAGACTTCAGAGTGGGTCACAGCCATCGGAG aGGACTCTGTGGCGTTCTGGCGTGCAGTGAAGGAGGCAGgactgctggaggaggtggtggaggacttccagaaggagctgcaggaggtgcTGAAGGGGCTgcaggagagagtgtgtgacCCACCGCTACAGGTCAAAG atgCTGTCTTGCTCAACAATATCGTGCAGAACTTTGGGATGTTGGACCTCGTGAAGAAGGTTCTGGCTAGTCATAAGAGCCAGATGGACCGGTACAGAGAGCAGTACACTCGCAGCCTCGCCG ctctggagcagcagtgtGACGAGCACAGGAAGCGAGCCAAGGAGCTGAAGAGCAAATCCCAGCACCTCAACAATGTCCTGATGACCCTCACCCCAGTCCCCGCCCCCCCCGCGCCCAAGCGTCCCCGGCTGACCCGCGCCGTTTCCGGCCCGGCCTCGGTCGGCGCCACCCCCACACAGATCACTCTGCCTCTCAACCAGCTGACCGGCCTGCCGCTGGGCAAGGTGCTGACCGTGGCAGGAGCCCAGGCTGGCACCAACCTGGGCGGGTACACCTTCCTGACCTCCTCGCTCTCTGGGTCGGAGCTGGCGGCCGACGCCTCTAACCTGACTGTGTTGTCCACAGCGGTGGGTCAGGACGGCGCAGCTGGGGCCGGCAGCTCCACACCCTCCACGGCCTTCGTTAAGGTGGTCGGCCCTCAGTTCCAGCTGGTGACGCTGCCGGCCACGCTGCAGAGCCTGGCcagcacacaaaacactgctgtccaACAGCAGGTCGGGAGCATCAGCGTGGTGGACGCCACGGCAACTGCTGTGGAGGATTCACAAGAGGAAGGCCAggctgatggtgatgatgaaggtcaATCAGAGCAGGTTAAAGGGGAAGATGGCGAGCAGCCGGCTGAGCAGCAGTGA
- the pdyn gene encoding proenkephalin-B, with translation MEWYVLVLILSLPPSIHADCSSQCRKCAQQILSPDAVLSSLSCSVECEGQLKSCAPAPGLADFSQDEAAEEEESQQADLVKRYGGFIKRIDKNKNKIFYSPWRDNYILKAGALPKKYEDLLKRLEERGVDAPQDADDAAEDQMLHNYVKRYGGFLRKFGPKSRRSNSAEEESQEPEELQKRYGGFMRRIRPKLNNLKWDKRYGGFLRRHFKISVRSVEEPYYSYDDVSL, from the exons ATGGAGTGGTATGTCCTGGTGCTGATACTAAGCTTGCCGCCCTCCATCCACGCAGATTGCTCTTCACAGTGTCGGAAATGCGCGCAGCAGATCCTGAGCCCCGACGCGGTCCTCAGCAGCCTG tcGTGCAGTGTGGAGTGTGAGGGCCAGCTGAAGAGCTGCGCTCCGGCTCCGGGGCTGGCAGACTTCAGCCAGGATGAGGctgcggaggaggaggagagccagCAGGCAGACCTGGTCAAACGCTACGGCGGCTTCATTAAGAGGATcgacaagaacaagaacaaaatcTTCTACTCTCCGTGGCGCGACAACTACATCCTGAAGGCCGGAGCGCTGCCCAAGAAATACGAGGACTTGTtgaagaggctggaggagagaggtgtCGACGCGCCGCAGGACGCAGACGATGCCGCGGAGGATCAGATGCTCCATAATTACGTTAAACGTTACGGCGGCTTTTTACGCAAATTCGGCCCAAAATCAAGGAGGAGTAATTCCGCGGAGGAGGAGAGCCAGGAGccggaggagctgcagaagcGCTACGGAGGCTTCATGAGGAGGATCAGACCAAAGTTGAACAACCTGAAGTGGGACAAGCGGTACGGAGGCTTTCTGCGCCGCCACTTCAAAATCTCTGTGCGCTCAGTGGAGGAGCCATACTACTCCTATGATGACGTGAGCCTATAG